The Myxococcales bacterium genome includes the window GCGATGGTCTGCGCATAGGCCTCCCATTCCAGCCGCGCCCGCGAATAGGCGAGCCCAAGCGGCAGCGGCCAGCCGGCGTACCGCAGCATCATCCCCAGGTGCCCATAGCGCTTGAACTGCGCCATGTGGACGGCTTCGTGGCGCAGCAAGATGTAGCGCGCAGCCGGGCTCAGGTCATGCCACGCGCCGCAGACATAAAGGCGCTGGCCCCATGTGGTGTGAAAATGGCGAACGTAGCCACGCGCCGCGCCCAACGTAACGATGGCGAGCAAGGTGCCGACAACGCGCTGCGACTTGCGGCCGGCCTTTTCGAGGACGGCATAGCGCGGAAACCTTGCGCGCAGCTCCGCCTCGAATTCGCCTAGGCGAGCACCAACGTCGGCCGCGATTTGCAAGCCAAAAGCGTAACGCAAAACGCGCACAAACGAGCCAAAAACCGCGCGCGCGGGCTGATCATTTTTTAACCCTGCCCTAGAGTGTGCAGCCCGTGTCGCTCGACCTCGCCAGACTAAATGCGCCGCAACGCGAAGCGGTGGTGCACGGAAGCGGCCCGCTGCTGGTGCTCGCCGGGGCCGGCTCCGGCAAGACGCGCGTCATCACGTATCGCATCGCCCAGTTGCTCGAGCGCGGGGTGCCGCCGCAGGCGATCTGCGCGCTCACGTTTACCAACAAGGCGGCCGAAGAAATGCGCGAGCGCGTGGCGCACCTCCTGGGCGATCGCAAGACTGCGGCGCAGCTCTCTATGGGCACCTTTCACGCGCTGGGTTTGACCATTCTGCGCAGCGAGCGCAAGGCCATGCGCATGCCCAAGGGCTTTATCATCTATGACCAAGCCGACCAAATGGGCGTGCTGCGGGAGGCGCTGCGAAATACCCACGATATCGGTCGCGATGGCGAGCGCCGCTATGACGTCAAGGCAATCTTGGCGCGCATCTCGCTCGCGAAAAACAAGTTCATCACGCCCGAGGCCTACGTGCCGCGCGACGCCGATGAATACGACTGGGTCACGGCACAGGTGTATCCAAATTACCAAGAACAGCTGCGCGCCTGCGCGGCATTTGATTTTGACGACTTGATCGTCGAGCCGGTGCGCCTGCTCGATACGCCCGAAATCGGCGCGCGGTGGAAGGCACGCTTTGCCTACGTCATGGTCGATGAGTATCAAGACACCAATGCGGCGCAGCTGCGCATGGTCAAGGCGCTGGTCGAGCAGCACAATAATTTGTGCGTCGTCGGCGATGACGATCAATCGATCTATTCGTGGCGCGGTGCCGATCCGACCAACATTCTGAAGTTTGCCGACATGTTCGCCGGCGCCAAGGTGGTCAAGCTCGAGCAAAACTATCGCTCGACCAAGACCATTCTCGGCGCGGCCAATGCGGTGATTGCGAACAACAGCAATCGCCACGGCAAGACGCTGTGGTCAGACCTGACGTCCGGCGACGCCATCACGCATGCGGTCGCGGCGACGGTCGAACAAGAGGCGCAGTTTGTCGCGCGCGAGCTGACTAGGCTGCACGACGAGGGGCGGCGCTGGCAAGACATTGCGGTGATGTACCGTTCCAACATTCAGGCAAAAGCCCTAGAAGAGGAGCTGCGGGCCCATAGCGTGCCCTACGTGATGTTTGGCGGTCAGCAGTTTTTCGAGCGCAAGGAGGTCAAAGACGTTATCGCGTATCTGCGCGCGGCGCTCAACCCGCGCGATGAGTTGGCAATCCGACGCATCATCAATTATCCGGGCCGTGGCATCGGCGGGAACACGCTTGAGCGCTTGCTGGCGCGCGCGCACGACCGGCATGCCCACCTGTGGGAGGCGGTGCACGCGACGGCGCAGGGGTCGGGACGACAAGGCTCATTGCTTGACGGTGCGACGGCCGCGCATGATGCGCCGAGCAAGGCGACGCGCGAAGACCTGATCGACGAAGAGATTCGACCGGCCACGCAGACGGCGCTGGCAGGCTTTGTTGGCATCATGAACCAGCTCACGCGCGATCTGGCGACGACGGACGTCGCCGCCGCGGTACGTGCGCTCATCGAACGCATCGATTTGTATGCCGATTTGCGCGCCGCCTCGACCTCGGGCGGCATTGCCCAGCGCCGCATCGAAAACGTCGAGGGCCTCATCGCGTCGCTGCAAAAGCAGCAGGCGCGCGCGCCGGGCCGCGAGGCGCTGGCGCAATACCTGCGCAACCTCTCGCTGCAGAC containing:
- a CDS encoding UvrD-helicase domain-containing protein, whose product is MSLDLARLNAPQREAVVHGSGPLLVLAGAGSGKTRVITYRIAQLLERGVPPQAICALTFTNKAAEEMRERVAHLLGDRKTAAQLSMGTFHALGLTILRSERKAMRMPKGFIIYDQADQMGVLREALRNTHDIGRDGERRYDVKAILARISLAKNKFITPEAYVPRDADEYDWVTAQVYPNYQEQLRACAAFDFDDLIVEPVRLLDTPEIGARWKARFAYVMVDEYQDTNAAQLRMVKALVEQHNNLCVVGDDDQSIYSWRGADPTNILKFADMFAGAKVVKLEQNYRSTKTILGAANAVIANNSNRHGKTLWSDLTSGDAITHAVAATVEQEAQFVARELTRLHDEGRRWQDIAVMYRSNIQAKALEEELRAHSVPYVMFGGQQFFERKEVKDVIAYLRAALNPRDELAIRRIINYPGRGIGGNTLERLLARAHDRHAHLWEAVHATAQGSGRQGSLLDGATAAHDAPSKATREDLIDEEIRPATQTALAGFVGIMNQLTRDLATTDVAAAVRALIERIDLYADLRAASTSGGIAQRRIENVEGLIASLQKQQARAPGREALAQYLRNLSLQTDKDEEEQGDRVILTTLHAAKGLEFPVCFVVGLEEELLPHVRTLQPQATDIMDGDHATDVSEERRLAYVGITRAQRKLYLTRALTRVARGKAVPRTPSRFLLEIPDDLLDVRDIAEEAAQAVPTEEVKSFFAQFRFEE